Proteins co-encoded in one Streptomyces sp. NBC_01283 genomic window:
- a CDS encoding peptidogalycan biosysnthesis protein, whose amino-acid sequence MSMTVNSCRTTGFGSPTEGLGKEEWDRLAGDHLYATSGWLDFCVDDPGGRTLTGNVHARLPGGTAAVPVTAVWEENNGFYQWSRLLDKAGLPAVSPQGLLVGPRRGYQTNLLISDGVERTEGASALVEELAGLRRRAVADRMFDHGDPDQIPCHGMFLTSADVRALRSAGVRAEPVLCAADAWIRTEGGDWDGWMRTLPSKRRGELIRRDQRRFDSANYHFIEKPLSECYEEAALMSQGTQARYGQPADVSVLAESLRVQAETMGEAARVLMCGREGEPPVGFLLFYRWGDATFLKGAGFHYDQLVGVAEYFNLVYYEPVRDALRHGRRWMHAGIASTDTKAMRGAEVRPLWMLDVFGDAAHNDAIRAYNAAQLRELTESSTAVAKAVVEDEWLEFC is encoded by the coding sequence ATGAGCATGACCGTGAACAGCTGCCGGACGACCGGCTTCGGCTCCCCGACCGAGGGGCTGGGCAAGGAGGAATGGGACCGGCTGGCGGGTGACCACCTCTATGCCACCAGCGGGTGGCTGGACTTCTGTGTCGATGACCCCGGGGGCCGCACGCTCACCGGCAACGTGCACGCCCGGCTGCCCGGCGGCACCGCTGCCGTTCCGGTCACCGCGGTGTGGGAGGAGAACAACGGGTTCTACCAATGGAGCCGGCTGCTGGACAAGGCGGGCCTGCCTGCGGTGAGCCCGCAAGGTCTCCTCGTCGGCCCGCGCCGTGGCTATCAGACGAACCTGCTGATCAGCGACGGGGTGGAGCGCACCGAAGGGGCCTCAGCCCTGGTGGAAGAACTCGCCGGCCTGCGCAGGCGGGCCGTGGCGGACCGGATGTTCGACCACGGCGACCCCGACCAGATCCCGTGCCACGGCATGTTCCTGACCAGCGCCGACGTGCGCGCCCTTCGCTCCGCCGGGGTACGCGCCGAGCCCGTACTGTGCGCCGCCGACGCCTGGATCCGTACCGAGGGCGGTGACTGGGACGGCTGGATGCGCACGCTGCCGTCCAAGCGCCGCGGCGAGCTGATCCGCCGGGACCAGCGGCGCTTCGATTCCGCGAACTACCACTTCATCGAGAAGCCGCTCTCGGAATGCTATGAAGAGGCGGCCCTGATGTCCCAGGGCACCCAGGCCCGCTACGGGCAGCCCGCGGATGTCTCGGTGCTCGCCGAGTCCCTGCGCGTCCAGGCCGAGACGATGGGCGAGGCGGCACGGGTGCTGATGTGCGGCCGAGAGGGCGAACCCCCCGTCGGGTTCCTGCTGTTCTACCGCTGGGGCGACGCGACCTTCCTCAAGGGCGCCGGATTCCACTACGACCAACTGGTCGGTGTCGCCGAGTACTTCAACCTCGTCTACTACGAGCCGGTCCGCGACGCGCTGCGCCATGGCAGGCGCTGGATGCACGCCGGCATCGCGTCGACCGACACCAAGGCGATGCGCGGCGCCGAGGTCCGCCCCCTGTGGATGCTCGATGTGTTCGGCGACGCCGCCCACAACGACGCCATCCGCGCCTACAACGCGGCCCAGCTGCGCGAACTCACCGAGTCCTCCACAGCGGTGGCCAAGGCAGTGGTCGAAGACGAGTGGTTGGAGTTCTGTTGA